One segment of Marvinbryantia formatexigens DSM 14469 DNA contains the following:
- a CDS encoding TetR/AcrR family transcriptional regulator produces MPKQKITKEMVVNAAFEIARSSGMEQVMVKNIADKIGCSVQPIYSYCNNMDGLRQDVIEKVNCFIQEYVTNHIDINDLFRSSGHAYIRLAKEEPHLFKIFILHQRSGISSLDDLYQSETNPGIAQFISEKLHISLAKAKQLHLNMLIYTIGIGTIFSVTMPGISTDEIYTQQEIAYEAFLKQALDCRTSVF; encoded by the coding sequence ATGCCAAAGCAAAAAATCACAAAAGAAATGGTTGTCAATGCTGCTTTTGAAATTGCCAGAAGCAGCGGTATGGAGCAGGTTATGGTAAAAAATATTGCTGACAAAATAGGCTGTTCTGTACAGCCAATTTACAGTTACTGCAATAATATGGACGGACTGCGCCAGGATGTAATCGAAAAGGTAAATTGTTTTATACAGGAATATGTGACAAATCACATCGACATAAATGACCTGTTTCGCAGTTCGGGGCACGCATATATCCGTCTGGCGAAAGAAGAGCCTCATTTGTTTAAAATCTTTATTTTGCACCAGCGCAGCGGGATTTCCTCACTGGATGATTTGTATCAGTCTGAAACAAATCCCGGTATCGCACAGTTTATTTCTGAAAAGCTGCACATCAGTCTGGCAAAAGCAAAGCAGTTGCATTTAAATATGCTTATTTATACAATCGGTATCGGCACTATTTTTTCCGTGACAATGCCGGGAATTTCGACCGACGAAATATATACACAGCAGGAAATTGCATATGAAGCCTTTTTAAAACAGGCATTAGATTGCAGGACTAGTGTATTCTGA
- a CDS encoding flavodoxin domain-containing protein yields MNKTAVLYKSKYGATKKYAAMLKEELSCDIYEATDYKKVPFENYDCIIFAGAIYAGGISGLNILRKIHKNGKHKKLIILCVGASPFDAKAVEEVSAHNLKEDLNDIPLFYARGAWNESGMTFKDRTLCKMLQKMIARQDTASFEPWMKELLCSQGKICDWTDKKYLLPLLKYLKEEPSTPA; encoded by the coding sequence ATGAATAAAACAGCAGTTCTTTACAAATCAAAGTATGGGGCAACCAAAAAATATGCCGCAATGTTAAAGGAAGAATTATCCTGTGACATTTATGAAGCCACTGATTATAAAAAGGTTCCGTTTGAAAATTATGACTGTATTATATTTGCCGGAGCAATCTATGCCGGTGGAATCTCCGGCTTAAATATCCTGCGGAAAATCCATAAAAATGGAAAGCATAAGAAACTTATCATATTATGTGTCGGTGCGTCTCCCTTTGACGCGAAAGCAGTCGAAGAAGTCAGCGCACACAATTTAAAAGAAGACCTGAACGATATTCCCTTATTCTATGCGAGAGGGGCATGGAATGAAAGCGGCATGACCTTTAAAGACCGTACCTTGTGTAAAATGTTACAAAAAATGATTGCCCGACAGGATACCGCTTCCTTTGAGCCGTGGATGAAAGAGTTGCTTTGTTCACAGGGTAAAATATGTGACTGGACGGATAAGAAGTATCTGTTACCGCTTCTAAAATATCTCAAAGAAGAACCGTCCACGCCAGCATAG
- a CDS encoding ferritin yields the protein MLDKKVVELLNKQVNKEFYSAYLYLDFSNFYYDLGLDGFGNWFKIQAQEERDHALLFIQYLQNNAEKVTLETIDKPAVELKDARTVLEQALKHEQYVTSLIHNIYDAAYTAKDFRTMQFLDWFVKEQGEEEKNTDNLIKKYELFGDDSKSLYMLDSELGARVYAAPSLVL from the coding sequence ATGCTGGACAAGAAAGTAGTAGAATTATTAAACAAGCAGGTAAATAAGGAATTTTATTCTGCGTATCTGTATCTGGATTTTTCAAATTTTTATTATGACCTCGGTCTGGACGGATTTGGGAACTGGTTTAAGATCCAGGCGCAGGAGGAGCGCGACCATGCTCTGCTGTTCATTCAGTATCTGCAGAACAACGCGGAAAAAGTGACGCTGGAAACTATTGATAAGCCGGCGGTGGAGCTGAAAGATGCCAGAACTGTTCTGGAGCAGGCTCTGAAACATGAACAGTATGTGACGAGTTTGATACATAACATTTATGATGCGGCATATACGGCGAAGGATTTCCGTACGATGCAGTTTCTCGACTGGTTTGTAAAAGAGCAGGGAGAGGAAGAGAAAAATACGGACAATCTTATTAAGAAATATGAATTGTTCGGGGATGATTCAAAGAGTCTGTACATGCTGGACAGTGAACTTGGTGCAAGAGTATACGCCGCGCCATCACTGGTATTATAA
- a CDS encoding Crp/Fnr family transcriptional regulator, translating to MNFADYFPMWNKLTPAQQNTLKDTVTFRSVKKGTVIYNGSMDCIGLLLIQTGLLRAYILSEDGREITVYRLSDMDICLFSASCIMPGIQFDLIIEAEQDTSFWIIPARVYKQLLEASAPLSNYTNEIMANRFSDVMWLIEQILWKSLDKRLAAFLLEEAALQGTEQLKLTHETIGNHLGTAREVITRMLHYFQNEGLVKLTRGTVEITDRKKLAALADA from the coding sequence ATGAATTTTGCCGATTATTTCCCTATGTGGAATAAACTGACTCCCGCCCAGCAGAATACCCTGAAGGACACCGTCACCTTCCGTTCTGTAAAGAAGGGGACGGTCATTTACAATGGTTCAATGGACTGCATCGGACTCCTTCTGATTCAGACCGGGCTTCTGCGCGCTTATATTTTATCGGAGGACGGACGCGAAATCACGGTCTATCGTCTCTCCGATATGGATATCTGCCTGTTCTCTGCCTCCTGCATCATGCCGGGCATCCAGTTTGATTTAATCATCGAAGCGGAACAGGACACCTCGTTCTGGATTATTCCTGCCCGTGTATACAAGCAGCTTCTGGAAGCATCCGCGCCGCTCTCCAATTACACAAACGAGATTATGGCAAACCGTTTTTCCGATGTCATGTGGCTGATTGAACAGATCCTCTGGAAAAGTCTCGATAAGCGGCTGGCGGCTTTTCTTCTGGAAGAGGCTGCTCTTCAGGGAACGGAGCAGCTAAAGCTCACACACGAGACCATCGGGAATCACCTTGGAACCGCCCGCGAGGTGATTACCCGGATGCTGCACTATTTTCAGAATGAAGGACTTGTAAAACTGACACGCGGCACCGTCGAAATTACGGACCGCAAAAAACTTGCGGCGCTCGCAGATGCCTGA
- the trxA gene encoding thioredoxin, translated as MAALHITKDNFQKEVLESDKPVLVDFWASWCGPCRMVGPIVEEVSEERPDIKVCKVNVDEEQELASAYQVMSIPTLMVVKNGEIVNRSVGAKPKADILAML; from the coding sequence ATGGCAGCATTACATATAACAAAAGATAATTTTCAGAAGGAAGTATTAGAGAGCGACAAGCCGGTTCTGGTGGATTTCTGGGCATCCTGGTGCGGACCCTGCCGTATGGTCGGACCGATTGTAGAAGAGGTCTCGGAGGAAAGACCGGATATTAAAGTGTGCAAGGTAAATGTGGACGAAGAGCAGGAGCTGGCATCGGCATATCAGGTCATGAGCATTCCGACGCTGATGGTCGTAAAGAACGGAGAAATTGTAAACCGCTCGGTTGGCGCGAAGCCAAAGGCGGATATCCTGGCAATGCTGTAG
- a CDS encoding AraC family transcriptional regulator produces MDRKKELESFQETKKHGSTMFPFNIYPCTIPGDFPSVALHWHKSMEIIFVKKGTGRIQTGRNMQEARSGDIFVMPPGTLHAIYAAAGYNMEYENIIFEVEFLGGGAADVCDKEYLVPLASGQLLQPAVFSPVDAGYKQISACLRRAEELCSARERGYELGVKAALLELLLYLLRMCPEAPERDTPDMERLKRVLQRIEQDYAKPLTVPDMAAVCGCSSSHFMRWFKRMTGTSPLAYLNERRLAAAAENLRETDDKILVIAENAGFENLSNFNRQFKKRYGVTPRAYRG; encoded by the coding sequence TTGGATAGAAAAAAAGAACTGGAATCTTTTCAGGAGACGAAGAAGCATGGGAGTACAATGTTTCCCTTTAATATTTATCCTTGTACAATACCGGGGGATTTTCCGTCGGTTGCCCTGCACTGGCACAAAAGTATGGAGATTATTTTTGTGAAAAAGGGAACGGGCAGAATACAGACCGGACGGAATATGCAGGAAGCAAGAAGCGGGGACATTTTTGTGATGCCGCCGGGAACATTGCATGCAATATACGCGGCAGCGGGATACAATATGGAATATGAGAATATTATTTTTGAGGTGGAGTTTCTGGGAGGCGGCGCCGCTGATGTATGCGACAAGGAATATCTGGTGCCGCTGGCATCGGGGCAGCTTCTGCAGCCTGCCGTGTTCAGTCCGGTGGATGCAGGATACAAGCAGATTTCGGCGTGTCTCAGACGGGCGGAGGAACTCTGCAGCGCACGGGAACGGGGCTACGAGCTGGGCGTAAAGGCGGCGCTTCTGGAGCTGCTTCTTTACCTGCTGCGCATGTGTCCGGAAGCGCCGGAGCGGGACACTCCGGATATGGAGCGTCTGAAAAGGGTTTTGCAGCGGATTGAACAGGATTATGCAAAGCCGCTGACGGTTCCGGACATGGCGGCGGTCTGCGGCTGCAGCAGCAGTCATTTTATGCGCTGGTTTAAACGGATGACGGGCACAAGTCCTCTGGCATACTTAAATGAGCGCAGGCTGGCGGCAGCGGCGGAAAATCTGCGCGAAACAGATGATAAAATCCTGGTGATTGCGGAAAACGCCGGATTTGAAAATCTTTCTAATTTTAACCGCCAGTTTAAAAAGAGATATGGGGTGACGCCGCGGGCATACCGGGGATAA
- a CDS encoding glycogen/starch/alpha-glucan phosphorylase has product MNKELNRKLMTFCGKPLEAASDEEIYTALLNLVQELGQKNVKPVTGRKLYYISAEFLIGKLLSNNLINLGIYDDVREILKEAGKNLSDIEELEPEPSLGNGGLGRLAACFLDSLATLDLPGDGIGLRYHCGLFRQSFQNDVQSEAPDFWLTDNSPAEKTDIVYPVQLAGKEYSARLYKLKVTGYNGRTNSLNLFDLDTVDESLIADGISFDKTDIEKNLTLFLYPDDSDEAGRLLRIYQQYLMVSAGAQLILSECEARGCDFHNLADYAAIQINDTHPSMVIPELIRLLGEKGIDFEEAVQIVTDTCAYTNHTILAEALEKWPRHFLDQVVPQLMPVIEKLDALARTRTDDESCAIIDNWQVVHMANMDIHFTHSTNGVAALHTQILKDSELANFYRLYPEKFNNKTNGITFRRWLLECNPALAGEIETLIGPGFKQNADELEKLLDFTEDEQVLKQLTDIKKANKKALADWLYHKQGVTINPDAMFAIQSKRLHEYKRQQLNLLFLIHQYLEIKAGHTPAVPLVSIFGAKAAPAYTIAKDIIHALIALSKVVAADPQAAPWLQIVFVENYNVTAAEKMIPACDLSEQISLASKEASGTGNMKFMLNGALTLGTMDGANVEIAERVGNDHIYIFGQSSKQVIDRYAKGDYCSHDWYESDPNIRRAIDFLCGPEMLKAGHEENLSRLRNELLHKDWFQTLPDFNAYLVRKGQAMADYAHSPQEWSRKALVNIAKAGFFSSDRTIAEYNRDIWHLGK; this is encoded by the coding sequence ATGAACAAAGAACTTAATCGTAAGCTTATGACTTTCTGCGGAAAACCGCTGGAGGCGGCATCCGACGAAGAGATTTATACAGCGCTGCTGAATCTGGTACAGGAGCTGGGACAGAAAAATGTGAAGCCGGTCACCGGGCGGAAGCTTTATTATATCTCAGCAGAATTTTTAATCGGCAAGCTGCTTTCCAACAATCTGATTAATCTCGGCATTTACGACGATGTGCGCGAAATCTTAAAGGAAGCGGGCAAAAACCTTTCCGATATTGAAGAGCTGGAGCCGGAACCAAGCCTCGGCAACGGCGGTCTCGGACGCCTCGCAGCCTGTTTTCTGGACAGTCTCGCCACACTGGACCTGCCGGGCGACGGCATCGGGCTGCGTTATCACTGCGGGCTGTTCCGCCAGAGCTTTCAGAACGATGTCCAGAGCGAAGCTCCGGATTTCTGGCTGACAGACAATTCCCCGGCGGAAAAGACCGACATCGTTTATCCGGTGCAGCTTGCCGGGAAAGAATATTCTGCAAGGCTTTATAAGCTGAAGGTCACCGGCTACAACGGGCGCACCAACAGCCTCAACCTGTTCGATCTGGACACCGTCGATGAATCGCTGATTGCCGACGGAATTTCCTTCGACAAAACGGATATCGAAAAAAATCTGACACTGTTTCTCTACCCGGATGACTCGGACGAAGCCGGACGCCTGCTGCGTATTTATCAGCAGTATCTGATGGTTTCCGCCGGTGCCCAGCTTATTTTATCTGAATGCGAAGCGCGCGGCTGTGATTTCCACAATCTTGCCGACTACGCCGCCATCCAGATTAACGATACGCATCCGAGCATGGTCATTCCGGAGCTGATTCGTCTCCTTGGCGAGAAAGGCATTGATTTTGAGGAAGCTGTGCAGATTGTCACCGATACCTGCGCCTACACAAATCACACAATTCTGGCGGAAGCGCTGGAAAAATGGCCGCGCCATTTCCTTGACCAGGTCGTACCGCAGCTTATGCCTGTGATTGAAAAACTTGACGCTCTGGCGCGCACGCGCACAGATGATGAGAGCTGCGCCATCATCGACAACTGGCAGGTAGTGCACATGGCAAATATGGATATCCATTTTACCCATTCCACAAACGGCGTTGCCGCACTGCACACACAGATTCTGAAGGACAGCGAGCTGGCGAATTTTTACCGCCTCTATCCGGAGAAATTTAACAATAAAACAAACGGCATTACCTTCCGCCGCTGGCTTCTGGAATGCAACCCGGCACTGGCAGGAGAAATCGAAACGCTGATTGGTCCCGGCTTTAAGCAGAACGCCGACGAGCTGGAAAAGCTTCTGGATTTTACAGAGGATGAGCAGGTGCTGAAGCAGCTTACAGATATTAAAAAGGCAAATAAAAAAGCTCTGGCAGACTGGCTGTATCACAAACAGGGTGTGACAATTAATCCCGACGCCATGTTCGCGATCCAGTCGAAGCGTCTGCACGAATATAAGCGCCAGCAGCTCAATCTGCTGTTCCTCATTCATCAGTACCTGGAGATAAAAGCGGGACACACCCCCGCCGTTCCGCTGGTAAGTATTTTCGGTGCAAAAGCCGCGCCCGCCTATACGATTGCCAAGGATATCATCCATGCGCTGATCGCACTGTCAAAGGTCGTTGCCGCGGACCCGCAGGCTGCGCCGTGGCTGCAGATTGTTTTTGTGGAAAATTATAACGTAACGGCGGCGGAGAAAATGATTCCGGCATGTGACCTTTCCGAGCAGATCAGTCTTGCCTCCAAGGAAGCCTCCGGCACCGGAAATATGAAGTTTATGTTAAACGGCGCACTGACCCTGGGCACAATGGACGGCGCAAATGTGGAAATCGCGGAACGCGTGGGAAATGATCATATCTATATTTTCGGACAGAGCAGCAAGCAGGTCATCGACCGCTACGCAAAGGGCGATTACTGCTCGCATGACTGGTACGAGAGCGACCCGAACATCCGCCGCGCCATTGATTTTCTGTGCGGCCCCGAAATGCTGAAGGCAGGACACGAAGAAAACCTGTCCCGTCTGCGCAACGAGCTGCTTCACAAAGACTGGTTCCAGACGCTGCCGGACTTCAACGCCTATCTGGTGCGCAAAGGACAGGCGATGGCGGACTACGCTCACAGCCCGCAGGAATGGAGCAGAAAGGCACTTGTGAATATTGCAAAAGCAGGCTTCTTCTCCTCCGACCGCACCATCGCAGAATACAACCGCGATATCTGGCATCTGGGAAAGTAA
- a CDS encoding NAD(P)-dependent oxidoreductase yields MAIHVLDEANHCLNCKNPQCQKGCPISTPIPKVIRLMLDGKLDEAGWTLFENNPLTTVCSLVCNHENQCEGHCVLGRKGAPVHFSVIENYISTTYSSKMVKGPAPSNGMRAAIIGSGPAGLTIAVILARKGYQVTIFEGKEKIGGVLRYGIPEFRLPKSVLDDFEYRHLLLKDIKVRPNTTIGADISIDDLFRDGYKAIFVGTGVWKPNMLHIKGETLGHVHFGINYLNSPDNYHLGERVIVIGAGNAAMDVARTALRHGVRYLQCFSRNSTVAASKHEFDYAVLEGVEFFYCKAPVEITDEGVIFADVIEHEDGSVEQIPDTEKLYPADSVIVSISQGPMNRLVKNTEGLEADERGLLVTDERGHTTKPGIFASGDVVNGARTVVEAVAHSKGVAEAMDEYMQSL; encoded by the coding sequence ATGGCAATTCATGTTTTAGACGAGGCGAATCACTGCCTGAACTGCAAAAATCCGCAGTGTCAGAAGGGGTGTCCCATCAGCACACCAATCCCGAAGGTTATCCGGCTGATGCTGGACGGCAAGCTGGATGAGGCGGGCTGGACGTTGTTCGAGAACAATCCGCTGACGACCGTATGCAGTCTCGTATGCAATCACGAAAATCAGTGCGAGGGACATTGCGTGCTGGGAAGAAAGGGTGCTCCGGTGCATTTCTCCGTTATTGAGAATTATATTTCAACCACCTACAGCTCTAAGATGGTGAAGGGACCGGCACCGTCCAACGGAATGCGCGCCGCCATCATCGGCTCCGGACCTGCCGGGCTGACGATTGCGGTGATTCTGGCGCGCAAGGGCTACCAGGTGACCATTTTTGAAGGAAAAGAAAAAATCGGCGGCGTGCTCCGCTACGGCATCCCGGAATTCCGCCTGCCCAAGAGCGTGCTCGACGACTTTGAGTACCGGCATCTGCTGCTCAAGGACATCAAGGTGCGCCCGAACACGACCATCGGCGCGGATATTTCCATCGATGATTTGTTCCGTGACGGCTACAAGGCAATTTTTGTCGGTACAGGCGTGTGGAAGCCGAATATGCTTCACATCAAGGGCGAGACGCTGGGACATGTGCATTTCGGCATCAACTATCTGAACAGCCCGGACAATTACCATCTGGGTGAGCGCGTGATCGTGATCGGAGCGGGCAATGCCGCGATGGATGTGGCGCGCACGGCGCTCCGGCACGGTGTGCGCTATCTGCAGTGCTTTTCGCGCAACTCGACCGTGGCGGCGAGCAAGCATGAATTTGATTATGCGGTGCTGGAGGGCGTGGAATTTTTCTATTGTAAAGCGCCGGTGGAGATTACCGACGAGGGCGTCATTTTCGCCGATGTGATTGAGCACGAGGACGGAAGCGTTGAGCAGATACCGGATACCGAAAAGCTGTACCCGGCGGACAGCGTAATTGTGTCCATCAGCCAGGGACCGATGAACCGCCTTGTAAAAAATACCGAAGGGCTGGAAGCGGACGAGAGAGGCCTGCTGGTAACAGACGAACGGGGTCATACCACAAAACCGGGCATCTTTGCCAGCGGCGATGTTGTAAACGGCGCACGCACTGTCGTGGAGGCGGTCGCCCATTCCAAGGGTGTTGCCGAAGCGATGGACGAGTATATGCAAAGTCTGTAG
- a CDS encoding heavy metal translocating P-type ATPase, whose product MKALEKFLEWGGMKKDVVCLVISGAALAASLAGVLPEGADPAWIAIILCGVPIILEAIIGLVTAFDIKADVLVSIALIASVIIGEIFAAGEIAFIMQLGALLEELTVAKARDGIEKLVHLTPQTARRLSGGAETEILAQQVQIGDILRVLPGETVPVDGVITAGETAVNQAVMTGESLPVDKTVGDEVFSGTVNQFGSFDMKATKVGEDSSIQRMIRLVQSADAGKAKIVGIADRWATWIVVIALTAAALTWLFSGEIIRAVTILVVFCPCALVLATPTAIMAAIGNATRHGFLVREGDALERLASVTAVMFDKTGTLTCGTPEVAAAVSCSADWTNEELYHLTAGAELRSEHPLGKAIVSCYKKRQAQEIAQPETFAMVPGRGVAARVDGQEILAGNVEFLAENRIALPEDTGKMAERYLTEGCTVTYVAIGGKCAGFLALSDTLRADAPDTIREIRSAGVTPVLLTGDHAAAAHHIAGQLGISEVYAECLPEDKLRRINSFQKAGGQVCMMGDGINDAPALKKACVGIAMGKTGSDIAVDAADIALINDKISGLPHLLRLAKRMMLTIKCNLAFSMTLNIIAILLAVTGVLNPVVGALVHNAGSVLVIVNSAFLLNWRKKKSD is encoded by the coding sequence ATGAAAGCACTGGAAAAATTTCTGGAATGGGGAGGCATGAAAAAGGACGTCGTCTGCCTCGTTATCTCCGGAGCGGCGCTGGCGGCAAGTCTTGCGGGCGTTCTGCCGGAGGGCGCGGACCCGGCGTGGATTGCCATCATTCTGTGCGGGGTTCCCATCATTCTGGAAGCAATTATTGGTCTGGTGACAGCCTTCGACATCAAAGCGGACGTACTCGTATCCATCGCCCTGATTGCGTCGGTGATTATCGGGGAAATTTTTGCGGCGGGCGAAATTGCCTTCATCATGCAGCTTGGCGCGCTGCTGGAGGAGCTGACGGTAGCGAAAGCCAGGGATGGCATTGAAAAACTGGTGCATTTAACTCCGCAGACGGCGCGCAGACTGTCCGGCGGCGCGGAAACAGAGATTTTGGCGCAGCAGGTACAGATTGGAGATATACTGCGGGTGCTTCCCGGTGAAACGGTGCCAGTGGACGGCGTGATAACAGCCGGAGAGACCGCCGTCAACCAGGCGGTGATGACAGGGGAATCGCTTCCGGTTGACAAAACCGTCGGGGACGAGGTCTTCAGCGGAACGGTGAATCAGTTCGGCTCCTTCGATATGAAAGCGACGAAGGTCGGCGAGGACAGCTCCATACAGCGGATGATAAGGCTTGTACAGTCTGCGGACGCCGGAAAGGCGAAAATAGTGGGCATTGCGGACCGCTGGGCCACCTGGATCGTAGTAATCGCCCTAACTGCGGCGGCGCTGACCTGGCTGTTTAGCGGAGAGATTATACGGGCGGTCACGATTCTTGTCGTTTTCTGCCCCTGTGCGCTGGTTCTTGCCACCCCGACAGCCATTATGGCGGCAATCGGCAATGCGACCCGGCACGGCTTCCTTGTGCGGGAGGGGGATGCGCTGGAGCGTCTGGCGTCCGTGACCGCGGTCATGTTTGACAAAACGGGAACGCTGACCTGCGGGACGCCGGAGGTTGCCGCGGCGGTAAGCTGCAGCGCGGACTGGACGAATGAGGAGCTCTACCATCTGACTGCCGGGGCGGAGCTGCGTTCGGAGCATCCGCTGGGCAAAGCGATTGTAAGCTGCTATAAAAAGCGGCAGGCGCAGGAAATCGCGCAGCCGGAGACGTTTGCGATGGTCCCCGGACGGGGCGTGGCGGCCAGGGTGGACGGGCAGGAGATTCTGGCGGGAAATGTGGAATTTCTTGCGGAAAACCGGATTGCCCTGCCGGAGGACACCGGGAAAATGGCGGAGCGCTATCTGACGGAGGGCTGTACGGTGACCTATGTTGCCATCGGCGGAAAATGCGCCGGGTTCCTTGCCCTTTCCGATACCCTGAGAGCGGATGCGCCAGACACCATCCGCGAAATCCGGTCGGCAGGCGTGACACCGGTTTTGCTGACCGGCGATCACGCAGCCGCCGCGCATCATATTGCGGGACAGCTTGGAATCAGCGAGGTGTACGCGGAGTGCCTGCCGGAGGATAAACTGCGGCGAATCAACAGCTTTCAGAAGGCGGGAGGGCAGGTCTGCATGATGGGGGACGGCATCAACGACGCTCCGGCGCTGAAAAAGGCGTGCGTCGGAATCGCGATGGGCAAAACCGGGAGCGACATTGCGGTGGACGCCGCGGATATCGCGCTCATCAACGACAAAATCAGCGGGCTGCCGCATCTGCTGCGTCTGGCAAAGCGCATGATGCTTACCATAAAATGCAATCTCGCCTTCTCCATGACACTCAATATCATCGCAATCCTGCTGGCGGTCACAGGAGTGTTAAATCCGGTTGTCGGGGCGCTGGTCCATAACGCCGGCTCCGTCCTTGTAATTGTAAACTCTGCATTCTTATTAAACTGGAGGAAAAAGAAATCTGATTGA
- the rhaD gene encoding rhamnulose-1-phosphate aldolase, whose amino-acid sequence MKVLEAEFVREFIRMCDDGWKQGWHERNGGNLSYRIRKEEIDAMKEDFNPAGAWLEIGTSVPGLRGEYFLVTGSGKHFRNVAGKPEESIGIIEIDDSGEHYRICWGLQDQARPTSELPTHLMNHEVKKTATGGAHRVIYHAHPANLIALTFLLPLKDEVFTRELWEMATECPVVFPAGIGVVGWMVPGGREIAVATSKLMEQYDAVVWAHHGLFASGEDFDNTFGLMHTIEKSAEILVKVLSVRPDKLQTIQPQDFRNLAAEFKVTLPEKFLYEK is encoded by the coding sequence ATGAAGGTTTTGGAAGCGGAGTTTGTCCGGGAATTTATCAGGATGTGCGACGATGGCTGGAAGCAGGGCTGGCATGAGCGCAACGGCGGAAATTTAAGCTATCGTATCCGGAAGGAAGAAATCGACGCTATGAAGGAGGATTTCAATCCGGCAGGAGCATGGCTGGAAATCGGAACCAGCGTGCCGGGGCTGCGGGGCGAATATTTTCTGGTGACGGGAAGCGGAAAGCATTTCCGCAATGTAGCGGGAAAGCCGGAGGAATCCATCGGCATCATCGAAATTGATGATTCCGGGGAGCATTACCGGATATGCTGGGGACTGCAGGATCAGGCAAGACCTACCAGCGAGCTGCCGACACATCTGATGAACCATGAGGTAAAGAAAACGGCGACAGGCGGGGCGCACCGGGTGATTTATCACGCGCATCCGGCAAATCTGATAGCGCTCACCTTCCTTCTGCCGCTGAAGGATGAGGTATTTACCAGAGAGCTCTGGGAAATGGCGACGGAGTGTCCGGTAGTGTTCCCGGCAGGCATCGGCGTGGTTGGCTGGATGGTGCCCGGCGGAAGAGAAATCGCCGTGGCGACCAGTAAGCTGATGGAGCAGTATGACGCGGTCGTCTGGGCGCACCACGGACTGTTTGCGTCCGGGGAGGATTTTGACAATACCTTCGGACTTATGCATACCATAGAAAAATCCGCGGAGATTCTGGTAAAGGTGCTGTCTGTCAGACCGGATAAGCTGCAGACCATCCAGCCGCAGGACTTCCGCAATCTGGCGGCGGAATTTAAGGTGACGCTCCCGGAAAAATTTCTTTATGAAAAATAA